AAATAAGATTGGTGAATGCCAACACGTTCTTGGTTGAGCGGAAGTTCTCTGCCAGAATAATCCGTTCGGGAGCGGCAGGATCACTAGGTTGATCGGCGAAAGACTGATATTTGTGAATGAAGAGTTGCGGATCGGCTAATCGAAAGCCATAGATGCTTTGCTTGACGTCTCCCACCATAAATCTGTCGCCTGGGTTAGTCGTGCTGACAGCTGCTAGTAATGCCTCCTGCAGCGGGCTGATATCCTGATATTCATCGACCATCACTTCATCGAAGCTAGCTCGATAATTCTCGGCAATCGGTGCACCGGTTTGGGGATCCTGTTGCTGCAGAATCTTCAACGCGTTGTGGGCGATGTCGCTATAATCCTGGACATGACGATCTGCTTTTTCAGCGGTTAAGGCCGCCAAAAACTGTCGTGCCACTTTTGTCAACATTTGCATCATTGGCTGAACCGTCTGCAGCAGGTCCTTGATTTGTTCACCTGTCAGTGCAAATTCCGGTGCAACTTGTTTTTGCCACGTGGTTTTGGCCGCATCACGTAACTGCTTAGCCGCTTTTTTGGTTGCTTTATCGTTGTCATCAAGCCCTTTCCTGGCGCTCGACCATGTCTCAAATTGATGATCAGCCAAAACGTCGCGCACCGTGTCATAAGTCGGGGCGGCATTTTCCAATAAATGTTGCAGTGGTGCCAGATCGGCTTCGATTTGGCGCTGCCAGATCGGGTTCGGTAATTGATCGGCCAGTGCTGCTGCTTGGGTGAGATCTGTGGTGATTTGCAGCAATTTTTGTTTCATCCGCGGCCAGATTTGGGTGTTGAAGGTTTGCTCCCATGCCTCGGGTGCATACGGTTCGGCTAATTGACGCAAATAGGCTTCAGGATCGGTCGTCGCCGCTGCTTGACGCATTAGCTCAAACATCAAATCCTGGAGGCCACTATCATCACGGTCACCGCTAAAATTAGCCGTTAACTGTTCAAAAGCGGCGGCATCGTCACCAGCATAAAATTGCTCGCGTAAGTCATTCCAGACGCGTTCCTGCAACATGTATCGTTCCGTTTCATCCGTGAGTAACCGAAAACCGGGATCAAGATCGATGACGTAATAATAAGTTTGGACAATCTGTAGGCTAAAAGCATCCAAAGTACTGATTTTGGCCGCATTCACCATCGCAATCTGATTGGATAAATGGCGGCGATCTTCGGCATTGAGTTCGTGCCGTTTTTGCGTCAGTGTCTGTTTTAAAGCTGATTGAATTTTGGTTCGCATTTCGGCTGTTGCTGCGCGGGTAAAAGTGACGATCAACATTCTGGTGATATCGGCATGCTGTTTGAGGATCTTCTGAATAATCCGTTCAACTAACACCGTCGTTTTGCCGCTACCGGCAGAAGCAGAAACCAGCACATCATGGCCATGATGATCGATCGCTGCCTGTTGAGACGAAGTAAATTTTGTCATGATTGCGGTTTCTCCTTTTTAGAATCTTGCGGCTGCTTAGGGTCCGTTGTGAGGCGGTTAACGACATCTTTCCGTTTTAGTTTAGGAACATGATGATAATGGTCAAATCCCGTTGCCGGATCAAAAAGCATGATACTTTGGTAATCACTGCGGCTGACGACTTCTGAGGATTGACCGTATTGGAAAGGTGCCAGGTCAATATTACCGGCGAGAATTTGAGTGGCAGCGTCGATGATCAGTGCTTGATTGTGTGCCAAGTAAGCGCGTAAATCATCGGGCGTTAAAATATTCGACTGGCTACGGTTGAAGCTGCCATCCTTTTTAAACCCTAACGGAGCAACTTCGCTGGCGCCGCCACTTTCCGGTGAAATCGTGCGATCAACCGCGGCGAGTTCGTCACCATGATTGGCAACCAGAAAACCTAGGTATTTGAATTTCTTAAGGCGCTCAATCACCGGTTCCAATGTTGGCGTGTATGGAAGCGTTGGATCCTGAAGATGGAAATACAGTGCGCCGGCCGGTACAAACGGCGGGTCGATAGGAACGTTTGTCATGGCTTCAATGTACGTCAGCATTTGCAAGGCAATCCCGTAATAGGCATCACTGTCATTAAACCGATGCTGGTTACTCTTATAGTCAACAATGATAAAGCGGCGCGCATTCGGTTCACGATAAACATCTAAGCGATCGATTTTGCCGCGAACGTTAACGCGGCCACCATGCGGCAACGGCCAGGATAACCCCGGCAAGCCTTTGGTGTCCCCGATTCGTCCAAATTGCAATTCGGTGCGTATCGGACGAAACCCACTGCGTTGTTGTTGCTGGCGCATGTTAACCAGTACTTGGATCAGTAGCTGGCTTAAACGTCTGGTCAGATAGAGCATGCGATGCGTACTGCCGAGAATTTCATAACCCGGCTGACTGGCAATGTCTTCAACAAGCAGCGGAACGGCGGCGTTGATAGCAGATGGGTCAACATCTGCCAATGTCATATGTTCTTCGCGTAGTTGGGTCAAATACCGGTCCAGCACTGCATGGAACAAACTGCCGGTGTCGGCTGGTGAAAGCTCAAACTCCGGACGCGGTTGCAGGAGCAAGCCGTACTTGAGAAAATATTCAAAGTGATTGAGATAGTAAGTTTCAAGCCGGGAAACCGAAACATTCATGTCCCGTCCGTAAAGTTGGATAGCTAAATCCGGATCAAGGTGTCCCGGATCATTCTGATAAGTGAGACTACCAGCGAGGCGGCGGGATAACGTTGCTAAATTGGTTTGTTTCAACGCCTTCAAAACGCTTTGCCACGCTTGCCCCAATGGCAGTTTTTGTTGTTGGGCATTACCGGCGGCCCGTACAAAGTCACTCAACATTGCCCGCGGACTGCCTAAAACGGTTTCGACCGGCGTTGTCAGCGAAACCGGTGCCCAAGCGGTTGGCGTTAGGTGCAGTGCATTCCCCATTTGCTGAAAATAAGGTGAGGCCTGATTTTCGCTGTTTTCCTGGGCATTTTGAACCGGATAGCTCAACGTCAATTCGTCTGACGCTGCCATGAAGCCCAGGTAGTTGATAAATGGATCGCCTAAAGTTGTTGTCGGGCCTTGTTCAGGTAAGAAGCGATCATCCGGCAACTGAGCAGCCAACAATTGGCGCTCCTCACTGTTCAACACGCCATCATCAGTGGGGACATCCGGCATGGCCGTGTTAGTTGCGCCAATGACGAAAACATGTTTTGCCTTGGCTAACCGCACCAAGCCGGTTTCAGAAATGACAACCGCATCAAGCGTCGCCGGAATCTGGGTGTACGTGGCACTGGCAAATCCCGCGGCCAGCAATTCGTGAAACTGCTCCCGGTCAAATTTGGCACTGCCCAAGATCGTGACATAGTCGTCCAATAACGCAGTAAAAGTGGTCCACGCCTGCTCATGGGCGCGGCTGCGGGTCAGATCACCGGCGTCACTGGCAGTTTGCCGCCAAGCGCGCAGTTGATCAATGACGCCATTTGCGTCCAACCAGCGATAGAGGTCGCTTGCTGCCTCCGCCCCTGTTTTTGCGGTCCGCCATTGTTTTAGCAACGTTGGGACGGTTTGGGCGATCAACGTTTTAATCGCATTGATCTGCGCGGTTTTAGCGGCTTCCGGATCCATCTGCGGATCATCGGTGTCAGGATTGCGCTGAAAATAGCGCCATGCAGCTGGTTGCGTCCAGCGCTGCTTCCCGGCAATGCCCGTCCGCACTAGGTGGTTATCCGTTGTGTCCACTGCATCCCGAAATTCGGCCAGTGACATCCCTTCCGGCAACAATAGCTCCGTGTGCAGCAGACGCATGACATCTTGATACTGATAATCGTGTTTTTGAATCGCAAACAGACTTTCCATCAAGACAACTAGCGGATGGTCCTTCATCGGCCGTTGCAAATCGGTAAACTGCGGGATCGAAAATTCGGCAAAAATCGCCGGAATCACGGTTGCATAAGGCTCCAATCGTCGTGCTAAAATCAGGAAATCACGATAGCGCGCACCATGCCGAACTGCGCGATAAATGTGCTGAGCCACATGCCGCAGTTCCTGATACGGATCGGTCGCGATGGCCAGATGAATTTGCTCAGCGGTTTCAGAAGTCGGAGCTGTTGATGGTTGCAAGTCAGTATTGGCCTCCCACCAATTTGCAACTTGTTGCATGCCGCGACTGATTTGACGCGGTGCCGCAAATCGATCCGGACGAATCGGAACATGCAGCGTTTTTGCCTTTTGGTAAAGCCGTTGGTAAAGTCGACCAGCGGGTAAAAATAAGTTCGGAGCAACTGGCGGATTAAGCGGATATGGCTTATTCAGCACTAACCCGAGCGTTACCTCGGCGGCCGTTTCGAGCATGGTTTCGACTAACGCGGACTCGGAAGCAGAAAATACGTTAAAATCATTGAGATAGATAAACGTGTGGCTTAGGTCCTGCGTGCGCATGGCTTGCTGCAAGCCACTCAGTAAACTTGCGGTCGTGGCATAAGGGCCGATTTCTGCTTCATATTGGTCAAGAATGATCCCCAGATCGCGCAACTTCGCGCGATGCCGATCACCGGGAGCTAAAGCCGATACCGTATGCATCAGATCTTCGGCAGTGATACGGCCGATCATCAATTCGCTTAATTGATCGGCAAGTTGCGTCACGAAACCGGTATGTTGCGCTTCACCGGCATAAATGGTCAAGTCGTCTTGCCGATCAGCCAGAATTTTGGCCACCAACATGGTATTGCTTGCCTGATCAAGCCGCGGTTGTTGATAAAGTGGCGTGTTTTTCAAATAAAACCAGGCCAGACGCGAAAATGACAGTACCTGCACCCGACTCTGAGCGTACGCATCCGCCTCACCCTGTTGCAATTGGCGCAAGCGTTTGAGAAGATCGATTTCTGCTTCGAATTTAATATGGTTCGGCACTAAAAAGAAAATCTGATTTTGCGGATCAGCAGCGAGTTGTTCCTGGATCATGGCTGCCATGGTTTGAGCATGATCCCTTGTTGCGTCACCTAAAATAAACTGCAGCCCCATGCTGTGCCTCCTCAAGTTTCAATCAATGGTGATGATGACTTATGCTTTAGTCTAGCATAACTAAGTAGTGTCCGATCGGCGTTTGCGCTATCATAAGTAAAGAATATTAACGAGGTGTTTATATGGAAATCGGGACGGGTAAAAGTTACGCAAAAATTATTCTTATTGGGGAGCACGCGGTCGTTTATTGGGAACCCGCTATTGCGCTTCCGGTCAAAAGCATCGGCTTGTCAGCGCGGGTGGCACCGTTGCCTGATGGGCGGCAGGAGGTTACATCGGCTTTTTTTACCGGTGATTTGAACGCGGGTCAGCTGACCAACTTTGCCGGCATTGCCATGCTGATTCGCCGGTTGCTTGTGTTCTTCGATGCCAGTAAGCAAGGTTTTCACCTCACTATTATCAGTGCCTTGCCATCTGAGCGAGGAATGGGATCGTCAGCAGCAACTGCGGTGGCGGTCGTGCGGGCCTTTTACGATGCGTTTCAGACGCCGTTAACGCGCACGGCGTTGTTGAACTGGGCCGATATTTCCGAAAAAGCACTGCATGGCAATCCCAGCGGCTTAGATGCAGCAACGGCTAGTGCCGAAAAGCCGCAGTGGTTTGTTCGGGGCAAATCATTGCGGTCAATCATGATGCCGCGGAATGGTGTTTTGCTCATTGCTGATACCGGCATTGCGGGTCAAACCAAAGTCGCGGTTGATCTTGTCGCGCAAAAGCTTAAACAGGCGCCTAAAGTTTATCGACCGCTTATTACGGACATCGGCACCGCGGTTCGCCAGGCAGCATTAGCTTTGGCACAGGATGATATTATCACGTTAGGGCAACTATTGAATCGCGATCAGGCCGATTTGGCTGCACTTGGTGTCAGCAGTCCGGAGCTGGATCGATTGATTAATGTCGCCATCGATCACGGCGCATATGGGGCTAAATTAACCGGCTCCGGCATGGGCGGCTGTATGATTGCCCTTGCTGCAGAAGACCAGGCGCCGACGATTATTCAGGCGCTTAAAGCAGCTAATGCGGTCAAGGTCTGGGAATATCACTTTGAAACGAAATGAGGCACCTATGACAACTTACGCACGTGCGCATACGAATATTGCGCTCATTAAATACTGGGGTAAAGCTGACAAGAAGCTTATGTTGCCGGCAACGAGCAGCATTTCTCTGACGCTGAACGATTTTTATACAGATACAGCGGTGACGTTTGATTCAACACTTTCAGAAGACCATTTTGTCCTCAATGATCAACCACAATCGCCAGTCGCTGTCAGCCGGTTCTTGGATCACGTCCGGAAGTTAGCTAATATTAAAACCCGCGCCCGGGTGAGCTCGTTGAACCACGTACCGACTGCGGCAGGTTTGGCCAGTTCTGCCTCGGCATTTGCGGCACTGGCACTGGCCGCCAGTCGTGCCGCTGGCTTAAATTTATCCCCAATCGACTTATCGCGCTTGGCCCGGCGCGGATCCGGCTCGGCAACCCGATCGATTTTTGGCGGCGCCGTCATTTGGCATCGTGGCTTTGACGATGCCTCTTCATTTGCCGAACCCTTGGCGATTCAGCCGACCTTGCCGTTACGCATGTTGGTTGTCACCGTTTCGGATCAGAAAAAAGCGGTCAGTTCCCGCACCGGCATGGCCAATACGGCCGCGACCAGCCCTTATTACCAGGCCTGGGTGCAAGCCAACGAAGCCTTGATAAGTCCCATGATCACGGCGTTGGCTGAAAATGATTTTGCTACGATCGGCGCGCTCACCGAATTGTCCAGTATGCGCATGCACGCTGCGATCATGGCCGAAGAACCGCCATTCACTTATTTTCTGCCAGAAACCATACGCGCTTGGCAACTGGTGCAGGAACAGCGCCGGCTTGGTATTCCGGCCTTCGTCACTATGGACGCGGGACCTAATGTCAAAATTCTCACAACGGCACCCTATGTGGATGTGCTCATGACCGCATTGCGTCCGGCTTTCGGTGATCGCATCCTCAGCACTAAAATTGGCCCAGACGCTCAAGTGATTACAAAGGAGCAGTTTGATGACACAGAGTCAGCAATCACATCGCAAGGATGAGCACGTCTTCTTGGCGGAAAAATATTTCAAAGCCGATGCTAATGCCGGGTTTGATCAAATCCGGTTGCTTCATCGTGCGCTTCCGGAAACGGCCTTAGCTGATGTTGATCTGACGCCCCCGTTACCTTTTGGTTGGCGCTGGCCGATTTATATTAACGCGATGACTGGCGGTTCGCCACAAACCGGCAAATTGAATGCCCAACTCGGTCAATTAGCCAATGCGCTGGACGTTGCGATTGCCAGTGGATCGCAGTCCGTCGCCTTGCATGACCCTGGGTTGAGCTCAACGTTCACGACATTACGGCAGCACAACCCTGATGGCTTTATTCTGGCTAACATCGGTGCCGGTCATGATATACATGCGGCCATGAAGGCAGTGGCCATGTTGCACGCGAATGCGCTGGAGGTGCATTTGAATGCGGCGCAGGAAGTTGTTATGCCTGAAGGTGATCGCGACTTTTTATGGCATGACAACATTCAGGCGATTGCAGCGGGAGTCTCCGTTCCGGTGGTGGCAAAAGAAGTCGGTAACGGGTTCATTCGTGAAGACTTGCAGACTTTGCAGCAGTTGGGTATCCGCTATGTCGATGTAGGCGGTCGTGGCGGCACCAATTTCGCCATTATTGAAAATGCACGCCGGCCGCAGCAGGACTTTGGGTATATGCGGGACTGGGGCCAGACGACGGCTGAATCCTTACTTGAGGCTCGTGGCTTGCCGCTGACGATTCTGGCAACCGGTGGCGTTCGTTCACCACTAGATGTGATCAAAGCGCAGCGGTTAGGCGCACACGCGGTCGGGATTAGCGGACTGGTGCTGCATCATTTGATTCAAACCGGCTATGCCGCAACGCTTGCTTATTTTCAGGAGTTCTTACACCAGATCCAGCAACTTTATGCACTGCTTGGCGTCACAAACTGGCAAGCCTTGCAAACTGCTCCTGCCCTTCTCGGCACCGAGCTGGAGCATTATCGCCGTGCTCGCAATTTGCCGGCGATTTGATCGTTAACAGCAGAGTAGGACCGACAAAAAAGATGATCTAAGAGTCAAAAGTCGCACTCTTGGATCATCTTTTTTAATACCGATTACTGGCTAAACGCGCAGCCCTTTTGGATAAAAGTTCTTGATGGTGCCATTGACCAATTTGCCGATCGCAAACGGTTTGTGTTCAAACGTGAGTAACACAAATCGCTTACCAGCGGCGGTTGCCGATAAGGTTTCACCATGGCGATAGCGGGCATAATCATCCTGATCAACCTCGATGACGGTCTGAAACGTATTTGGCGATAATGCGGTGGCCAAACTGTGGCTGGGTTCGAAACGTTTTTTGCGAAAACTGCCAAGTTCCAAACCTGCCCGCACCACTTTGACCCGGTCAAATGGCAGCATGGTTGCTGGCAGCAATGACAAGAAATCACCGTGACGATAGAATTGCCCGGTTAACGGCTGATTTAAGCTGGTTGTAAAAAAGTCATGAACCTCATCCATTGCCGGCTTCGCCAATGGTTTGACCGAAACCGTTGCAGTGGTGTGCACCGTTTTTTCGCCAGCTAGGCGTAATTTAGCCACAAAATGACCTTCGCCGCGCAGCCGATGTGGGAACAAGCGTACCGTTTTGGCTAACTCTGGGTTGCCATCGGCCCATTCCGGTCGCCCGGCTTCCATTCCTGGATAAGTTTTGATGGGCTCAAGCGTCATGTCATAGTTTGTCAGTAACCATGCGATGATTTGCTCATCTTCTTCCGGGCTGAAGGTGCATGTCGAATAAATCAACTTGCCGCCGGGTTGCAACATTTTAACGGCCGCTTGTAGGATCTGCTTTTGTCTAGCAGCGCATTCGGCCGGATAATCGCGATGCCAATATTGAACCGCATCCGGATCCTTGCGAAACATGCCTTCGCCTGAACACGGTGCATCAACCAAAATTCGGTCAAATGTTTGCGGCCAAGCCTTCGCCAACGTGTCGGGATCATTATTGGTCACCAAAATGTTTTGACTGCCCCAGCGCTCGAGATTGCCTGATAGCACCTTGGCGCGGTCCGGGTTGATCTCATTGCTGACAAGCAGGCCGGTATCGCCCAGATAACTGGCCAGTTGCGTCGACTTACCGCCGGGAGCAGCGCAAAGATCAAGCACCCGTTCACCTGCTTGTGTCGCAGCGACCGTGCCCACAAACTGAGCGCTGGGTTCTTGGCTGTAAACCAGACCGGCAACGTGATCAATGTCATTGCCGGCAATTTTGCCATAATATCCCCAAGGACTCCAAGGAACAGGATCATCCGTTGCTTCATCCAGCGGCCAGGGTTTGGCGGGATCACGCCGGAAGCCACTCACCGGTGCTGCATCAAAACTGGCCAAAAAAGCCGCTGCATCCGCACCTAATAGCCGGGTATATTTTTCTTTAAAAGCTTCAGGTAGTTGCACTTGTTCGATCCTTTCTGCGAATTAAGTAACGCAGGAAAAAAATAGTGGCGATCGTTAAAATAACCAGAAAACTCCAGATATTGGTCCGGGTGGTAAAGTAGAACCACCAATTGGCAAACAAGCCGCCGAGAAACAGACTGATGCCCACATGACTGGCACAGCTAGATAAAACACCGCGTAAATATCTGGCACGCATGTTGATTTCCAAGCCGGATGTTTGTAACGGCCCGATCAACGTCACCATCAATAAACTTAAGATTCCTGCTCCCATTAGCAGTAACACACAGAATAAAGCAGTTTGCCCATAAGCGCGCCACCAGGTAGCCGCATCGCTGTCGCTAAAATGGACGCGATGGACGCGACTCGCCCGTAAAATTGTCTTCAATGTTTTACTATGCTGATTGGCGCCATCGACATAAATTTTAACGTGCTTCAAGGTCAGACCTTCATTCGCCATACTCGGCGAAGCATTCAGGAAAACTGCTTTGTTAAGGGGGCTGCCTTTGCGCGTACCGACTGTCCCCATGACCGGAATGTACTGGCCGTTAACACTCAGGTAACGTTGATTATTACTGCCGGTGTAAAGCTTATCTGCTAAATCATGGCCGACCACCGCCACGGGCAGACTTGAGGCAAAATCCCCCGTTGAAAACCATTGTCCGGTTTCCACTGGAAGACTCGCGACCGACCCACGTTGATACACGTAAACCAGCTGTTTCGTCACAAACCGCACTTGGTAACCGGAAAAATCGGTTTTCTCAAGCTCAGCCACCGCCTTCGTCACACTTCGCGAACTGCTCGTGACATATTCCTGCGCCATTTCAGACATCCCAAGATGGTCCAGCTGACTGGCATATTCATTTTGATCATTCTGCGACCAAACCAACCCAGCCAAAATCGCCAA
Above is a window of Lacticaseibacillus casei DSM 20011 = JCM 1134 = ATCC 393 DNA encoding:
- a CDS encoding PD-(D/E)XK nuclease family protein, which encodes MGLQFILGDATRDHAQTMAAMIQEQLAADPQNQIFFLVPNHIKFEAEIDLLKRLRQLQQGEADAYAQSRVQVLSFSRLAWFYLKNTPLYQQPRLDQASNTMLVAKILADRQDDLTIYAGEAQHTGFVTQLADQLSELMIGRITAEDLMHTVSALAPGDRHRAKLRDLGIILDQYEAEIGPYATTASLLSGLQQAMRTQDLSHTFIYLNDFNVFSASESALVETMLETAAEVTLGLVLNKPYPLNPPVAPNLFLPAGRLYQRLYQKAKTLHVPIRPDRFAAPRQISRGMQQVANWWEANTDLQPSTAPTSETAEQIHLAIATDPYQELRHVAQHIYRAVRHGARYRDFLILARRLEPYATVIPAIFAEFSIPQFTDLQRPMKDHPLVVLMESLFAIQKHDYQYQDVMRLLHTELLLPEGMSLAEFRDAVDTTDNHLVRTGIAGKQRWTQPAAWRYFQRNPDTDDPQMDPEAAKTAQINAIKTLIAQTVPTLLKQWRTAKTGAEAASDLYRWLDANGVIDQLRAWRQTASDAGDLTRSRAHEQAWTTFTALLDDYVTILGSAKFDREQFHELLAAGFASATYTQIPATLDAVVISETGLVRLAKAKHVFVIGATNTAMPDVPTDDGVLNSEERQLLAAQLPDDRFLPEQGPTTTLGDPFINYLGFMAASDELTLSYPVQNAQENSENQASPYFQQMGNALHLTPTAWAPVSLTTPVETVLGSPRAMLSDFVRAAGNAQQQKLPLGQAWQSVLKALKQTNLATLSRRLAGSLTYQNDPGHLDPDLAIQLYGRDMNVSVSRLETYYLNHFEYFLKYGLLLQPRPEFELSPADTGSLFHAVLDRYLTQLREEHMTLADVDPSAINAAVPLLVEDIASQPGYEILGSTHRMLYLTRRLSQLLIQVLVNMRQQQQRSGFRPIRTELQFGRIGDTKGLPGLSWPLPHGGRVNVRGKIDRLDVYREPNARRFIIVDYKSNQHRFNDSDAYYGIALQMLTYIEAMTNVPIDPPFVPAGALYFHLQDPTLPYTPTLEPVIERLKKFKYLGFLVANHGDELAAVDRTISPESGGASEVAPLGFKKDGSFNRSQSNILTPDDLRAYLAHNQALIIDAATQILAGNIDLAPFQYGQSSEVVSRSDYQSIMLFDPATGFDHYHHVPKLKRKDVVNRLTTDPKQPQDSKKEKPQS
- the mvk gene encoding mevalonate kinase → MEIGTGKSYAKIILIGEHAVVYWEPAIALPVKSIGLSARVAPLPDGRQEVTSAFFTGDLNAGQLTNFAGIAMLIRRLLVFFDASKQGFHLTIISALPSERGMGSSAATAVAVVRAFYDAFQTPLTRTALLNWADISEKALHGNPSGLDAATASAEKPQWFVRGKSLRSIMMPRNGVLLIADTGIAGQTKVAVDLVAQKLKQAPKVYRPLITDIGTAVRQAALALAQDDIITLGQLLNRDQADLAALGVSSPELDRLINVAIDHGAYGAKLTGSGMGGCMIALAAEDQAPTIIQALKAANAVKVWEYHFETK
- the mvaD gene encoding diphosphomevalonate decarboxylase, with the protein product MTTYARAHTNIALIKYWGKADKKLMLPATSSISLTLNDFYTDTAVTFDSTLSEDHFVLNDQPQSPVAVSRFLDHVRKLANIKTRARVSSLNHVPTAAGLASSASAFAALALAASRAAGLNLSPIDLSRLARRGSGSATRSIFGGAVIWHRGFDDASSFAEPLAIQPTLPLRMLVVTVSDQKKAVSSRTGMANTAATSPYYQAWVQANEALISPMITALAENDFATIGALTELSSMRMHAAIMAEEPPFTYFLPETIRAWQLVQEQRRLGIPAFVTMDAGPNVKILTTAPYVDVLMTALRPAFGDRILSTKIGPDAQVITKEQFDDTESAITSQG
- the fni gene encoding type 2 isopentenyl-diphosphate Delta-isomerase, with the translated sequence MTQSQQSHRKDEHVFLAEKYFKADANAGFDQIRLLHRALPETALADVDLTPPLPFGWRWPIYINAMTGGSPQTGKLNAQLGQLANALDVAIASGSQSVALHDPGLSSTFTTLRQHNPDGFILANIGAGHDIHAAMKAVAMLHANALEVHLNAAQEVVMPEGDRDFLWHDNIQAIAAGVSVPVVAKEVGNGFIREDLQTLQQLGIRYVDVGGRGGTNFAIIENARRPQQDFGYMRDWGQTTAESLLEARGLPLTILATGGVRSPLDVIKAQRLGAHAVGISGLVLHHLIQTGYAATLAYFQEFLHQIQQLYALLGVTNWQALQTAPALLGTELEHYRRARNLPAI
- a CDS encoding RsmF rRNA methyltransferase first C-terminal domain-containing protein, translated to MQLPEAFKEKYTRLLGADAAAFLASFDAAPVSGFRRDPAKPWPLDEATDDPVPWSPWGYYGKIAGNDIDHVAGLVYSQEPSAQFVGTVAATQAGERVLDLCAAPGGKSTQLASYLGDTGLLVSNEINPDRAKVLSGNLERWGSQNILVTNNDPDTLAKAWPQTFDRILVDAPCSGEGMFRKDPDAVQYWHRDYPAECAARQKQILQAAVKMLQPGGKLIYSTCTFSPEEDEQIIAWLLTNYDMTLEPIKTYPGMEAGRPEWADGNPELAKTVRLFPHRLRGEGHFVAKLRLAGEKTVHTTATVSVKPLAKPAMDEVHDFFTTSLNQPLTGQFYRHGDFLSLLPATMLPFDRVKVVRAGLELGSFRKKRFEPSHSLATALSPNTFQTVIEVDQDDYARYRHGETLSATAAGKRFVLLTFEHKPFAIGKLVNGTIKNFYPKGLRV
- a CDS encoding ABC transporter permease, which encodes MKKLFLIDFLWIGLAILAGLVWSQNDQNEYASQLDHLGMSEMAQEYVTSSSRSVTKAVAELEKTDFSGYQVRFVTKQLVYVYQRGSVASLPVETGQWFSTGDFASSLPVAVVGHDLADKLYTGSNNQRYLSVNGQYIPVMGTVGTRKGSPLNKAVFLNASPSMANEGLTLKHVKIYVDGANQHSKTLKTILRASRVHRVHFSDSDAATWWRAYGQTALFCVLLLMGAGILSLLMVTLIGPLQTSGLEINMRARYLRGVLSSCASHVGISLFLGGLFANWWFYFTTRTNIWSFLVILTIATIFFLRYLIRRKDRTSATT